In a genomic window of Methanoregula sp. UBA64:
- a CDS encoding ATP-dependent DNA helicase — translation MESFDPFFPYSEYRPHQREMLAFAATVAREGGIGMIDAPTGSGKSSVVAALLGERKGRRIVIAVRTVSQLSTFVRELALVKKKQPSLKTVYLVGKKSMCLLGGEGDVYRRCEGVKALSSSLMRDRAERGATIPIKDPFIVQQIRKMDREHPLLCPYFIASRQFVPGDTGGVKMVPSAAVRSKAEKVLADPVRPQEMTGFAGEVCPYELVMHAAKNADVIILNYHHLFDQEIREQLYANLNVEAQDVMLLIDEAHNCGDAIQSIESIAISSKDVEQATRELIGMKRLYKGADAVRHVLPRLTDFIAGLANSPEPEDWFDPSIFDRMIVKGSLWKEMDDIVDELMGLAESIRDRNQKAGEFRETAIEKLTIFLYRLSQSSRNPAFLTVYKKSEDGIVLEVRNIDPSAPLTEICSTHACCIMISGTLSPVESFRRLYFNDAKVAAMALPNAFPKENRLVCCATDITTAYSQRQSAENSEKVAQYIEAFAAQKSNRAVYFPSYQILETYAALVTPRLRRKKIYIEPRDAANASAALNEFLSLPAQGDAGLLFAVCGGKWSEGLDYRGEMLAGAMVVGLPLAPFNRVRRMVIEYFRRRYGEEGEFICYTLPAINKALQALGRVLRTPEDRGVLVFGEKRFLERRVRQALPAWIQEELVECDHAAFRELVTKWK, via the coding sequence GTTGCCCGCGAAGGCGGGATCGGCATGATCGACGCACCTACCGGCAGCGGCAAGTCGAGCGTGGTTGCCGCGCTCCTTGGCGAGCGGAAAGGGCGCCGGATCGTCATCGCTGTCCGGACCGTCAGCCAGCTTTCCACCTTTGTCCGGGAGCTCGCGCTCGTAAAAAAGAAACAGCCCTCTTTGAAAACCGTGTATCTCGTCGGGAAAAAGAGCATGTGCCTGCTCGGCGGCGAAGGGGACGTGTACCGCCGCTGCGAAGGGGTCAAGGCCCTCTCCTCGTCCCTGATGCGCGACCGGGCGGAACGGGGTGCCACCATCCCCATAAAAGATCCCTTCATCGTCCAGCAGATCCGGAAAATGGACCGCGAGCACCCGCTCCTCTGCCCGTATTTTATCGCGAGCCGCCAGTTCGTGCCCGGGGACACCGGGGGAGTAAAGATGGTGCCCTCGGCTGCGGTGCGGTCGAAAGCAGAGAAGGTGCTTGCCGATCCGGTCCGGCCCCAGGAGATGACCGGGTTTGCCGGCGAGGTCTGCCCGTACGAGCTCGTGATGCACGCGGCAAAGAACGCGGACGTGATCATCCTCAACTACCACCACCTCTTCGACCAGGAGATCCGCGAGCAGCTCTACGCGAACCTCAATGTCGAGGCGCAGGACGTGATGCTCTTAATCGACGAGGCGCATAACTGCGGGGACGCGATCCAGTCGATCGAGAGCATTGCGATCTCCTCTAAAGACGTAGAGCAGGCCACCCGCGAACTCATCGGCATGAAGAGGCTGTACAAAGGGGCCGACGCGGTCCGGCACGTCCTGCCCCGCCTGACGGACTTTATCGCGGGCCTTGCAAACTCCCCCGAGCCCGAGGACTGGTTCGATCCGTCGATCTTCGACCGGATGATTGTCAAAGGATCGCTCTGGAAAGAGATGGACGATATCGTCGACGAGCTCATGGGCCTTGCCGAGTCCATCCGGGACCGCAACCAGAAGGCCGGCGAGTTCCGCGAGACCGCGATCGAAAAGCTTACGATCTTTTTGTACCGGCTCTCGCAGTCATCCCGGAACCCCGCGTTCCTTACCGTCTACAAAAAGTCCGAGGACGGGATCGTGCTCGAAGTGCGGAATATCGATCCGTCCGCCCCCTTGACCGAGATCTGCTCCACGCACGCCTGCTGCATCATGATCTCGGGAACGCTCTCGCCGGTCGAGAGCTTCCGGCGCCTGTACTTCAACGACGCGAAAGTGGCGGCCATGGCCCTCCCCAATGCATTCCCGAAGGAGAACCGGCTCGTCTGCTGCGCAACCGATATCACTACGGCCTACTCCCAGAGGCAGAGCGCCGAGAATTCGGAGAAGGTCGCGCAGTACATCGAGGCGTTTGCGGCACAGAAGAGCAACCGGGCGGTCTATTTCCCGAGCTACCAGATCCTCGAAACCTATGCGGCGCTGGTTACGCCCCGCCTGCGGCGCAAAAAGATCTACATCGAGCCCCGGGACGCCGCCAATGCCAGTGCCGCGCTCAACGAGTTCCTCTCGCTTCCCGCACAGGGAGACGCGGGCCTCCTCTTTGCGGTCTGCGGCGGGAAATGGAGCGAAGGGCTCGATTACCGGGGCGAGATGCTTGCCGGGGCAATGGTCGTGGGCCTGCCGCTTGCGCCGTTTAACCGGGTGCGGAGGATGGTGATCGAGTACTTCCGGCGCAGGTATGGCGAGGAAGGGGAGTTCATCTGCTACACGCTTCCCGCGATCAACAAGGCGCTCCAGGCACTGGGAAGGGTCCTGCGCACGCCCGAGGACCGGGGCGTGCTCGTATTCGGCGAGAAGAGGTTCCTGGAAAGAAGGGTGCGCCAGGCGCTTCCCGCGTGGATCCAGGAAGAGCTGGTGGAATGCGATCATGCAGCATTCCGGGAGCTGGTGACGAAATGGAAGTGA
- a CDS encoding methylated-DNA--[protein]-cysteine S-methyltransferase, with the protein MEVTGGSCRLGLWHVHVWWANDTVHRVRFSTTGLSGPVPAPILQYCAGRVADLSGLATIACEGDTPSARIYQAVRAVPYGSTATYGEIAAQVGTSPRAVGRAMANNPTPLVVPCHRIVAAHGIGGFSPALEIKELLLALEKKGLGKERQKARQHPGSL; encoded by the coding sequence ATGGAAGTGACCGGGGGTTCGTGCCGGCTCGGGCTCTGGCACGTGCATGTCTGGTGGGCGAACGATACCGTCCACCGGGTCAGGTTCTCGACCACCGGGCTCTCCGGCCCGGTGCCTGCACCGATCCTTCAGTACTGCGCCGGCCGCGTGGCCGACCTGTCGGGGCTTGCCACGATCGCCTGCGAAGGCGACACCCCGTCTGCCCGGATCTACCAGGCTGTCCGCGCAGTCCCCTACGGGAGCACTGCAACCTATGGCGAGATCGCGGCGCAGGTCGGCACCTCTCCGCGTGCGGTTGGCCGGGCAATGGCAAACAACCCGACACCGCTTGTCGTGCCCTGCCACCGGATCGTGGCGGCGCACGGTATCGGCGGCTTCTCCCCGGCCCTCGAGATCAAGGAGCTGCTCCTTGCCCTGGAAAAAAAGGGCCTGGGAAAAGAGAGACAGAAGGCCCGGCAGCACCCGGGATCGCTCTGA